Genomic DNA from Candidatus Nitronereus thalassa:
AGCATCATTGTTATGTCGAGCCGTTTGGGGGCATGGCCTCGGTGTTGTTGAACAAACCGGCGTCGGCCGTCGAGGTGTACAACGATCTGAATGGCCAGATCGCGACTCTGTTCATGGTGCTCAAATTTCATCCCGACGAACTGGCGCGCGAGCTGCAGGGGCTGGTCATCAGCCGCCAGCTCTTCGAGCACTTCAAGTCCCACGCGGGCCTGACAGACATCCAACGGGCGGCGCGGCTGTTGTATGCGCTGGAATATGGGTTCGGCGGACAGGGCCAGCACTTTGGCACCTCCACGCACAAGAGCGCCATCTCGGTGCAGGCCGTGATCGGACGCGCGGATCTCGTGGCGACGCGCTTCACCCGCGTGGTGGTGGAAAATCTGGATTGGGAGGACTGCCTGGCGCGATACGATTCTCCGCAGACGGTATTCTTTTGCGATCCGCCATATTGGGGGACGGCCGGATATGCCGTGCCCTTTTCCGAACGCGATCAAATCGTGTTGGCCGATCGGTTGCGGGCCATTCAAGGAAAATTTGTGATGACCAACAGCGATGCGCGATTCGTCCGCGGCCTCTATCGCGGGCTGCCCA
This window encodes:
- a CDS encoding DNA adenine methylase; the encoded protein is MNGTIILSKWLGGKSRICKQLIELLPEHHCYVEPFGGMASVLLNKPASAVEVYNDLNGQIATLFMVLKFHPDELARELQGLVISRQLFEHFKSHAGLTDIQRAARLLYALEYGFGGQGQHFGTSTHKSAISVQAVIGRADLVATRFTRVVVENLDWEDCLARYDSPQTVFFCDPPYWGTAGYAVPFSERDQIVLADRLRAIQGKFVMTNSDARFVRGLYRGLPMRTLKSKLTAGSSNSSTLSHLVVTNFDHRAGSVRGGG